A segment of the Coffea arabica cultivar ET-39 chromosome 8c, Coffea Arabica ET-39 HiFi, whole genome shotgun sequence genome:
AGAAACAGACATTTCTGGAGTCAGAGGCATCATCTCAAACACTTTCTTATCTTCCTCAGATTGGTGCCTGACATCTTTGTTAGTAGAAGTTATCACACCTTAAGTTTCTGCTCTCCATCTCCATCAGCAATGGTTTTCAAGTGCTGCTGGATAAACTGAAGGACCTTGTTTAAGTCTCCATCCCCTTCTTTCATTTTGCTTCCTTCGTCATCCAAAATAACAAGAATCTTTTGAGGACCACCATCAGCTGAAAGTCTCATACATACCTTTTCCTTCAACTCATCCAAGGTTTCCTTTTTACCAACAATATCCTCTACCTTGTTAATATCCTCATCTTCCAGCTCCATATGAGTGGAAAAAACAGATAGCTGATTAGCAATATGCTCATAAAGAGCCATCTCGTCATGCTCAACACTCAAAGAAATCCAAAGGGTAGAGTGAACATCTTGGTTTTTTACAGCAAGGAGACCAACTTTTCTTGCCATCCATGTTTTCCCAGTCCCTGATTTCCCCGAAAGAACAACTTTTCTTGTCTTTAAAAGTTCAAGAACATCTGTAACCTTCAGTTCCACACTATTCTGGTCCATATCTGTTCCAAACGTCCTGTATTATGGTATAATTACACATTCCAGCAAGAAGGAAAGCAATTGTATCACTATTAGGAACACAACCAATTCTAGCATGAACCTGCAATCTGCTCAGGAATACAAAAGTATAATCAATCTGGAATCAGCAGCCTAACCATTTGGGACTGTAATTTGTCCAACAAATAGTTGTACACATGCTAACATTTATGTGTGCATTAAAATCAGGTATGTGCACATTACTCATACGGATGTGCACGCAAACAAAAATATAATacaaattttttattctttttttttgtgcacATGTTACTTTTTCTTACTCAAGTGATGTGGGGACTTGACCCAATGTtaatctaattaaacaaccgaTGGGTAATCAGTTAGGATTTCGTATTGATGAAGGATTACTAATGGttaaccccaataaggtttggTAAAGAGGACCCTCAAAACCTGATACTTGATACCTACTATTGTTTGTGTGCATATATATAGAGTCTCAAATAGGAACAATTGTGATTAACAATGGGAAGAATGTTGATTTATCCCTCCATAAAAAGTTGGATTTTTCTCATATAGGTTCTTTAGCTCTGCTCAAACTTATGACTCAACATATTGTGTCAATTTAACATAAAAAAAGAATATCTATGTTTGCTTTAAATGAATGCTGAATCTCTATCTGTCtgcaaaataaaaatatttcttctttctCTACCTGTTCTTTCTCTTTCTAAGGAAAAGTTAATGGTTGAGAGAAGGATGTACAGTTGTGATAGCAACTGCTGAAACAAAGAAAGGTTTAAATAATAAAGGCTAAAGTTAATGAGAAAAGAAATTCAAAGAATAGGTTCCCACTGACTCATTCATTCCAGATATAATTGTCAACATATTCAAAAAAAGTGACTTCAGCTTCTATGGCAAGTAATGCAAGAGATACAGATAAGCGCCACAAAAAAAACAAGACTATTGTATCAAATAACTACTTGGTTAGCACAAAATCCTCGAATTCCATAACATTGAATGTGTAGTGCTTTAATCATACATAGCCTGGCCACAGCAATTAGTTAATACATCCTGCACATATGGTTGGCATGTGTTAAagcatttccattcagggaAACAGAAGATGCTATTCCAAAATTGATATGTCAGGCAATCTTTACTAGTTTTTTCTTATATTGCTTTCAGGCACCACGAAGTAGCCCTTTGGACCTTTATTAAACAAACAACCTAGTATGCAGCAAAACTTCCGGAGGTTGATCCTACAGATCAGTTTGCCACCATTTACAACTAAAAGTCCATAATCCAACAATCTAATAAGCACCTCATTTAATCCAGAGAGATTCATATGACATATTTCAGcacttaaatttcaattttctgaTGTCAGATTTGACACTCAATGAACTTTTGCCTTTGTGAAGCTCTTTGATGACaggaagcattttttttttctttttctgtgcTATGCTTTCTAAATTTTCACGGGTACCGACTTTGCATCAGTCCGTGAATATCTCATGGTACTTTTAGACAAATGTTTTATGTTgttgattattattttttttcccaaattctTGTCATTCACAAATAAAAAAGGTGTGATGGTCTGGTCATACTTGGTCCACTACTGCCAACAGTTTTAACAATTCCACTGAACCAAGATTAAGCAAAGACTTAGATGAGTAATGACTTTCTTCCTAATTTTCTTAACCAACAAGCTAATCCAAGCCAATCTCCCTCCAATTACTTTCACACAGTCAAAAGACAAACGTGCTCAAGTGTTTTATTCGATGTTCACAAGTTACATACAATTTTAAACCAAATTTTTATCTCCCACCCCAGATTTTAAATATAACAGCATTGTCAAATACAGGCCCATATGATACAAGATTTGACTTGACAACTAGAATTAACTTCTGCCAAATAAAATTCACACCTCTAACAATCAAATCTTAGAGTTAATGTTATTTCTAACGAAAATCTTTAAAGACTGTACTATGTTAAAAGATAATTTCTTTgttgttctttttcttgttttgaaaCTCCCGTGCAACAATAAACTGCATTATACTGCTACATTTGATCAAGAAAAAATGCTACATTACGTAAAAGATAAACTTTCTTCAAAAGGGTATACATACAACAGCTTAATCTAACAATTTGAGCTGATGAGAGTGAACAGAGtttaaaagaaggaaaaagaaaaattgaagacaAACCTGGAATTGCCTCTCGTTCGTCTATGATTATCTGCTGCTTCTTCAGTTCTCTTGTGTGCAGTTGTAGACAGCTGACACCTCAGAAGAAACAAATTTTTGTTGCGTGGGAGACTATGAACTGTAAAGGGGTAGTAGACGAGGAAAGGATCAATAGAGTTAATTTCATAAAGGCGAGGAACAGAAGACGTAAAGGATAGGACTTTAGCCCAAGTGACTTCCAAGAAACCCAAAATGGGAAGATTATTGAGGATAAGGAATATGAATTTGGGGTAATTGGATCCAATATGTCCTGAGGTCATCAGCAAAAGTTTGGAGCTTTATCCAACAGTTTTGGCGCTTTGTCCAGCTGGGAGACCTTTAAGCAAATCATTGtagtttttgattttatttttattttttttgaatatgtattttttttttccaaacgataACAAATTTTGAATATGTACTTAAATATTGGAGTTTTTACTTTTTAATAGATACGTTTGGCATGCATTACAAGAATAACTATTCTTGCAAGGACACACTTCTTGTTGGTGATGAAAAACGTACTAGTAGGATCTTCAAAGAAGCAACCATGGATATCATATCAAAatgattttgaaaaatgaaatgaaaaaaaaaactatggaTGAAAAAATAGATCAGCGCATTAAgcctttttattttatcatttggcagaaTTCAAGCCCTTGGTTATATTTCAAACAGTCGTTGAGTTATTTCATGGATCAAAAGTCGAAAATTTTTTtagattaattaattttttttttaaaaattacattatAAAGATATTTTTAATCATATTTATATTTCACACGCATCAAATCACAGAATATACTATAGTActactttaaaaaattaaataatcatTAATACCAACAAACCATACCATGAGTAATTGGTTaaaaaagtatatatattttttattaattggCAAAAAAAAGTTAAGTATAATATTTCATTTGAACTCATTTATTTTTGGTTCATAATAATATGCATGtttaaactttttctttttttcctttgaaatgACATGTCTAGATTTGGAATTTATAATCATAATAACACTGCCTCGGTGAATTTTGAGTTTCTCGATAAGTTTCTCCCCTTCCCTTTTTCCTTCGGTCCGCTTATTAAATTCCACATCTTCCTTGATACAaattaaaaagcaaaaaagtCTTGCAACACACTTCacctttcattttcctttttcttttccaaataaaaaagcaataaaaaaaaCCATGGGAAGAGTGAAGAAAAAAGCGAGGGGACGACGACCAATCACACGAAGACTATTAATACTCTACCTAGATTTTCTTGCATTGTAGTGTCGTATTTGGCTAGCTAGCTGCTGACAAAAATCATCCTTCAAAATTAGTTGTAGAAGAAAGCAATAATTGCTGTGGCTCATCTTCCAGACTTCCAAACATCCCCCACACTCGCAACACTCCGGTGACTTACCCAAGCTCTCCGGTGTCCTTGTCCCACCTTATTTCCGCCGGCCTCTGCCCAAAACCCAACATAACCCACCTCCCAACTAGGGCCAATATCAAACTTTTCCAGGATTTCTGcagaagttttttggaaaacagaaccccaaaaaaagagtaaaaatcaTATCTTTATCGAAAAAGAAGATATTTTTTCGGTTTGctgttggaaaattttatggCCCGGTATTTAGCTTCAGTTGTTTCGTACATCTCCATAACTATTGCCGTATATTTGATCCCACTGTCTTCTTCTCTTCCATTTGTAGTACTTCATGGTACTAATTACATGCTTCTGCagttcttattattattatttttattattttcctccCCTTCTTTGTTgtgtaaaattttgatttttcttaggtttgaaaattttgtaagcTTATGAATAATGCTTGTGATGATAGGAATTGGAGATCAGTGCTCAAACAGAGGAATGAAACACTTCACAGAGGAGCTGACGGAGTGGTCCAATTCTACTGGATATTGCATGTATGTCAATTGTCAAGTTAATATTTCGCTAACAAATTTCGTCCAGCTTTTTATTTCATTGAAAGTAATAAGATGTATTTACTTAGGGATTACTTAGTTTATGTTCAGGGTTTTACTTGGTTATCTATCGTGAAATTTATTAGGCATTCTTGTCTCTTTTGGTGATTGGAATCATTTCAGTACTTAGTTCTGAAGTCAATGCAATTTGTAGCTTAAAAGATGATACATATATTGGCGATGTGATGACATAAGTCAGACTGCATGCACGATCAAGATCATGAGGTAATTACAAAAGAGGAAAAGCGATGGAGAAGTATTAGGCAATGGGAAGGACCAAGTCTAAGCAGCCTAATAGTGATGATAATTTGACTGGTAGAACTCTCTGGCAGATGGTGAAAAAATCTTACCTAGATATGTAATGTATTAAAAATGCATCAAGAAAATTTGTGTGATCTTAGGTGTTCTATTTGCTTTTTATTGGCAAACAAAGTTGTCTCAGCGTAGCTTAAAACTTGTTCAAATAGTTCCTGTTAGGCAATGCTGCTAATATGTTTTTCGCCATTCCCCTTTTGAATTTTCCAGTTATGTTGAGCTTGAGCAATTTCCTTTAGCAAGATGATAGTTCTGTATTGTGTTTTTAATTTGTAGAGAAATTGGAGATGGGGCTTGGGACTCCTGGTTTATGCCCTTAGAAGAACAGGTAATTGATGGGGCGTTGATACTAAACAGTCACTTCTAATGCTTAAAATACTCGACGTAATGCCATCCTAAACTTTGCCTTTTCTTTGTGCAGACTGAAGTAGTTTGTGATAAGGTAATACTTTCCGGGTTGTTTTGTTTGATTGGTGAATTGATTTATCTGATATCAACCTGTATGCTTCAACGCTTATTTATAGGTGAAGCAAATGAAAGACCTCCAAAATGGTTACAATATCGTTGGTCTATCCCAGGTATAATTAGAATAAAGCACCTTTTTAAAGTAAATAATGAAATTTTAATGTGGCAGACAATTTACAAATGCTTTGTTTTACTCTTTGCATAAGAAACCTTGTGAGTCATGGTCTATTTTCCTTAAGGAATTATGTCCTACTTTTCATGGATAGATGATTTTGGTTCAAACAGTATTGGAATTATTTTTGTTGCATATGTAGCAATCATATTAAATTGCTTTCATGAATTATATTTCAGTACCAAGATTCACCCTTCGTTTGAGTATGTCATACAGATTTTGATGTCATTGCACCAGCCTAAATTGTAGCAGGATACTATTCTATTGGATGATTTGCTAAAGTCAATGCTATGCGAAGTTCATATGAAATTTAAACCAATGCCAAAAATACAGTGGGTTTCTCTAAAGTTCCTGCCATGTATACATCATTATTTTGTAATAGCAGAAGTAGGTTCGCAATCCTGGTGAAGGATGTTGTAGGAAAACCCGAAATCAAGACAAGTTTTTGTAGCAATTGGCAATTGGTTTTTAGGCTCATTTTAGTGCCAAATAGGTTTATTCGTGATTTTCCGGGAAAAGCAGGTGCACAAAATATGTGGGGGCTATCACTTTGTGCTATTAATAAATATAAGGAAAGATTTATATTTTGTTGATTGTTTTAGCTTGTGTTCAATCACTCCCCTCTGTGACTTACTGCCGATTTCAAGAAGTTATCATTCATTTTTCTACCTTCATTACTGGTTTTGCGGTTTGaagtttttatttatatttttgtactTTTATTCTACAGGGGAACTTAATAGGCCGAGCTGTGGTAGAATACTGTGATGGTGGACCACCTGTAAGAACACTATGCCGGCAAATTTGGTCTTTCATTTCCCCTTACTGTTTCATTTCTTCCAAATACACGTGTTTAATTAGCACATTTCAGAAAAGTAAGGTTGAATGTTGTAGATCTACACGAGTGCTTAATTATTTGCAGAATCATCGTTCTTGTACTCCTATGGAATTTGATCTTGGGAATAAATATCTGTAGATCTTCTCCTCTTCATCGATGGTAACTTTGATTCATAGAGTTATTATTCAAATTTTGAAGATTACCAAGACTGAATAAGTCAATGCATGCCAGATCAGTGCCCCATGACtattcttgtacttgtaaaAGGCGTGAAAATTTTCATATCAGGTGTTATGTGCTTTATCGTGTGGAAATTAGTTTTGGGGCTAGTCACTGCTAATTATGTTTCTGCTACTTATCCTCTCTAAATACTGCTACAGTATAAGTTTGTATGCTGTATTTTCATGCACTAATTAAGTTTGtgttatccttaattttttgaC
Coding sequences within it:
- the LOC113707210 gene encoding putative disease resistance protein At4g19050 isoform X2, whose protein sequence is MDQNSVELKVTDVLELLKTRKVVLSGKSGTGKTWMARKVGLLAVKNQDVHSTLWISLSVEHDEMALYEHIANQLSVFSTHMELEDEDINKVEDIVGKKETLDELKEKVCMRLSADGGPQKILVILDDEGSKMKEGDGDLNKVLQFIQQHLKTIADGDGEQKLKV
- the LOC113707210 gene encoding uncharacterized protein isoform X1; the encoded protein is MTSGHIGSNYPKFIFLILNNLPILGFLEVTWAKVLSFTSSVPRLYEINSIDPFLVYYPFTVHSLPRNKNLFLLRCQLSTTAHKRTEEAADNHRRTRGNSRTFGTDMDQNSVELKVTDVLELLKTRKVVLSGKSGTGKTWMARKVGLLAVKNQDVHSTLWISLSVEHDEMALYEHIANQLSVFSTHMELEDEDINKVEDIVGKKETLDELKEKVCMRLSADGGPQKILVILDDEGSKMKEGDGDLNKVLQFIQQHLKTIADGDGEQKLKV